In the candidate division KSB1 bacterium genome, CACTTGGGTTGTTCTTGAAAGTCTGAGGGGTCTTCATCACACAGTTTGCAGTAGTCATCCGACCAGGGGTTTGGGTCGTTGCTTACAGCGGATACAGCGTTGGTTTAGTTTTGATTTTGTCGAAGAAGCCTTCTTCTTGGCTAAGATATTTGATTTCTTGTATAGGCTTTTTTCAAGTGTGCTCCGTGTATACGGGAAATGGTTACATAACCCTTAGTATGTGCAAGAACAAAACCCAATAATTAAACTTATCGGAAATAAAAATGACAAGAAAAAATGTCGGTGTAAACCCTTAACTAAAGGAGTTTTATAAACTCCTCGACACTCAGCTCGGCCTGGCGCAGTATATTTTTGAGAGTGCCCTTTTTTAAATCTTTGTTATGCATAGGGACAGAAACGCGGCGGTGGGATTCGGTTTGATGAATGAGACGGGCATGGCTGCCGGTCTGGTGGTCTATAAAAAAATCGGCACGTTCCAGTGCCGCAATAACTTGTTTAGGTTTGACAATGGGCAGCTTGGCCATTACGCCGCAAACTTAACTGCCACTTGCTCTTTAATCGGTTCTTGGTCAATAGCGACATCTTCCGGAATGGGTTCGTTCCGCTTTATATTGCTCTCGATGACCAGACGAATAGCATCCTCGGCCATCGCTCGCGCTTCTTCGAGGGTGTCACCCTCAGTGCAGATTTCCGGCATAGACGGCACACTGACCAGATAGCCGCCTTCTTCCGCCGGTTCATAAAACACCGTAAATTTATATTCTGTCATCAAGCCTCCATTGATCATGATGTTTTCTTTTGGGGTCATATAGTTTATTTATCTGCTCTAATGGTACGAAAATCAGGTGGTTTTGTCAATGGAAACTTAAGCTCGAAAATTTTATCAATTATCTTAAAATGAGGAAAAAATCTATTTACGTATTTAAAAACCTCTTCTTTGCTTTCAAAAAGTCGATCAACCAGGTGGCCATCAGAGGCCCGTGGAAATGGAGCGTTTCCATATGTAGGCATCCCTTGTAACCGATGGCTTATTATGGCTTCGCCTTTTTCTTCAAAGACGCTGAGAACAACATCATCCATTTTTACCTCTATTAATTTTAGTCTTAAGAATTTAGTCTTAAAACGATCCGACGTATTGGGGGGTTCCCATAAATTCATCATCCATCCGATTCGATTTCCGTATTTTCCTGAGTTTTATTTTCTTGCTCGACCACACACGCTTATAATACCCCATCGTGTGCCTGGGGTCAAGCGCAATTTTAAAATCCTAAATGGGCACCTTAAAAAGTTTCTCATATTTGGCTTCTCAGCGCAGATCGTTTACATAACCCTTAGTATGTGCAAGAACGAAAGCGGATAATTGGTTTGTTATTTGGGATAAGTTTTCTAAAAATAATTCAGTTTCTTCTGAGAGAAGGGTGGTGGTTGTGGAGTTTTTATCATACGGATTCCCTCTTTAATGGGGAATAAATTTATGCAAATTTAGCTAATAAATAACACAAACGCAACAAATTCGCGATACAAATGCTAATCTTTCAAACTA is a window encoding:
- a CDS encoding type II toxin-antitoxin system HicB family antitoxin translates to MTEYKFTVFYEPAEEGGYLVSVPSMPEICTEGDTLEEARAMAEDAIRLVIESNIKRNEPIPEDVAIDQEPIKEQVAVKFAA
- a CDS encoding type II toxin-antitoxin system HicA family toxin; translated protein: MAKLPIVKPKQVIAALERADFFIDHQTGSHARLIHQTESHRRVSVPMHNKDLKKGTLKNILRQAELSVEEFIKLL